In one Chryseobacterium camelliae genomic region, the following are encoded:
- a CDS encoding low molecular weight protein-tyrosine-phosphatase produces MKILMVCLGNICRSPLAEGIMKTKLPEDCIVDSAGTISMHEGEHPDKRAIKTATNHNIDISKQRSRPITKADFENFDKIYCMDIDVLADVVSKTKNEEQRQKVSLFLEVLEDHKNAEVPDPYWGDMKDFEKVFQLLDKGCSKIAEKLCLKS; encoded by the coding sequence ATGAAAATATTAATGGTATGTTTGGGAAATATATGCAGAAGTCCTTTGGCAGAAGGAATTATGAAAACCAAGCTTCCTGAAGATTGTATAGTGGACTCGGCAGGTACGATTTCTATGCATGAAGGAGAACATCCTGATAAAAGAGCGATAAAAACGGCGACGAACCATAATATTGACATTTCGAAACAACGTTCAAGACCTATTACAAAGGCAGATTTTGAGAACTTTGATAAAATCTACTGTATGGACATTGATGTATTGGCAGATGTGGTTTCAAAAACAAAAAATGAAGAACAAAGACAAAAAGTATCTTTATTCTTAGAAGTTTTAGAAGATCATAAAAATGCTGAAGTTCCTGATCCGTATTGGGGAGACATGAAAGATTTTGAAAAGGTTTTTCAACTCTTGGATAAGGGCTGCAGCAAAATTGCTGAGAAACTATGTTTAAAATCGTAA